A part of Aegilops tauschii subsp. strangulata cultivar AL8/78 chromosome 2, Aet v6.0, whole genome shotgun sequence genomic DNA contains:
- the LOC109748228 gene encoding uncharacterized protein — MSKRQHSHLDVDRTGKRPRRVPKKHLYLVLDDWHKGFSIHRIDIDALQDTTTDLHHGFSDPAALRLAAPVKRLHMEFAAMGSDIFITTNPCCPHTPALVFDTETAGLTMGPRPPVRLIDTTTFTVAAGGMLYALTHRHVHEQHSFEAMSWAPMDKDEPWPSPTMRWSWKSVPSPPPFAMDDVITSYALHPDGHTIFMSAHDIRYHHLPKGTFSFDTRTSEWRLHGDWALPFQGQAYYDNGLDAWVGLHKDGYICSCEVASPSSTSAVEPEWKVTKEKLFHKDPERRLAFARPSLAYMGDGSFCLVESVLREGVEFKCAFGDRDGCVLHMSTFGLKYDRRGELQTTRHHTNSFVVSKHLQTVSPVVFWM, encoded by the coding sequence ATGTCTAAGCGTCAGCACTCGCACCTCGATGTCGACCGCACCGGGAAAAGGCCGCGTCGTGTGCCAAAGAAGCACCTCTACCTGGTGTTGGATGATTGGCACAAGGGTTTCAGCATCCACAGGATCGACATCGACGCCTTGCAGGACACCACCACCGACCTGCACCATGGGTTCTCTGACCCCGCTGCTCTCCGGTTAGCCGCACCGGTAAAACGTCTTCACATGGAGTTCGCCGCCATGGGCAGCGACATCTTCATCACCACCAACCCATGCTGTCCACACACTCCCGCCCTCGTGTTCGACACCGAGACGGCTGGGCTCACCATGGGCCCCCGCCCACCGGTTCGACTCATCGACACGACCACCTTCACTGTGGCTGCCGGTGGCATGCTGTACGCGTTGACGCATCGCCATGTCCACGAGCAGCACTCTTTCGAGGCCATGTCGTGGGCGCCAATGGACAAGGACGAGCCGTGGCCGAGCCCAACCATGAGGTGGTCCTGGAAAAGTGTGCCCTCGCCGCCACCATTCGCCATGGATGACGTGATCACCTCTTACGCACTGCACCCGGACGGGCACACCATATTCATGTCTGCGCATGACATACGCTATCATCATCTTCCAAAGGGCACCTTCTCCTTCGACACCAGGACTTCCGAGTGGAGGTTGCATGGGGATTGGGCTCTACCGTTCCAAGGACAAGCCTACTACGACAACGGGCTAGACGCATGGGTCGGGCTTCATAAGGACGGGTATATCTGCTCCTGTGAAGTCGCCTCCCCCAGCAGCACAAGTGCGGTGGAGCCGGAGTGGAAGGTGACCAAGGAGAAGCTGTTCCACAAGGACCCGGAGAGGCGGCTGGCATTTGCGAGGCCCAGTCTCGCGTACATGGGCGACGGCAGCTTTTGCCTTGTGGAGTCTGTGCTACGCGAGGGAGTGGAGTTTAAGTGTGCCTTTGGTGACCGTGATGGCTGTGTGCTCCACATGAGCACGTTTGGTCTTAAGTATGATCGTAGGGGAGAACTGCAAACCACGCGCCACCACACTAACTCCTTTGTAGTGTCTAAGCATCTCCAGACAGTTTCTCCTGTAGTGTTCTGGATGTAG